The Gasterosteus aculeatus chromosome 17, fGasAcu3.hap1.1, whole genome shotgun sequence genome includes a window with the following:
- the sp7 gene encoding transcription factor Sp7 isoform X3, protein MLTATCNKFGSTSPHRDSATPGKIGSAIPVKKPYNMTSDLQTAKNGRTADGNGLADSYTGSFTTAGGGGGGGGGGGGGLLTPTGSPPPSAGGYTTEYNPFSHSFQTSMSQDPSLLVSKAHATADCLTSVYTSLDMTHPYGSWYKAGIHPGITAAPANATSSWWDVHPNSNWLSSSQPQGDGGLQASLQPVSQQASLSPQLSSYGTDFTQLNPAPYPSVGLGSSSHLLQPSQHMLPQDMYKPKPVPSAGLIESPMGLKPARGSGGYSGGGAPTRSSCDCPNCQELERLGASAASLRKKPVHSCHIPGCGKVYGKASHLKAHLRWHTGERPFVCNWLFCGKRFTRSDELERHVRTHTREKKFTCLLCNKRFTRSDHLSKHQKTHADSAMQGKAVAVEGETDPRSEETTELNANAVSTNPVADQITNGDDKTGTPNGVENSSGLLEI, encoded by the coding sequence ATGTTAACTGCTACCTGCAACAAGTTTGGCAGCACGAGCCCCCACAGAGATTCGGCTACACCCGGTAAGATCGGCAGCGCTATTCCTGTAAAGAAGCCCTAcaacatgacctctgaccttcagacAGCCAAGAACGGACGCACCGCAGACGGCAATGGCCTGGCAGACTCCTACACTGGCTCCTTCaccacagctggaggaggaggaggaggaggtggtggtggaggtggcgggCTGCTCACCCCCACTGGAAGCCCCCCTCCTTCAGCCGGAGGCTACACTACAGAATATAACCCTTTCTCCCACTCCTTCCAAACGTCCATGTCCCAGGACCCATCTCTTTTAGTGTCCAAGGCCCACGCCACAGCTGACTGCCTCACCAGTGTCTACACCTCGCTCGATATGACACACCCCTATGGCTCCTGGTACAAAGCCGGCATCCACCCCGGCATTACAGCTGCTCCAGCTAATGCCACGTCCTCCTGGTGGGACGTGCATCCCAACTCCAACTGGCTGTCGTCCTCCCAGCCCCAGGGGGACGGAGGCCTCCAAGCCTCCCTGCAGCCCGTCTCTCAACAGGCCTCCCTCAGCCCGCAGTTGTCCAGCTACGGCACCGACTTCACACAGCTCAACCCGGCTCCTTACCCGTCTGTGGGGCTGGGCTCCTCCTCACACCTCCTCCAGCCCTCCCAGCACATGCTGCCCCAGGACATGTACAAGCCAAAGCCTGTGCCAAGTGCAGGGCTGATTGAGAGTCCCATGGGCTTGAAGCCTGCCCGGGGATCGGGGGGCTACAGCGGAGGGGGCGCGCCCACCAGGTCCTCATGTGACTGCCCCAACTgccaggagctggagaggctggGGGCGTCGGCCGCGTCCCTAAGGAAGAAGCCGGTCCACAGCTGCCACATCCCGGGCTGTGGGAAAGTCTACGGCAAGGCCTCCCACCTCAAAGCCCACCTGCGCTGGCACACCGGCGAGCGACCCTTTGTCTGCAACTGGCTGTTCTGCGGGAAACGCTTCACCCGCTCAGACGAACTGGAGAGGCACGTGCGCACCCACACGCGGGAGAAGAAGTTCACCTGCCTGCTGTGCAACAAGCGCTTCACGCGCAGCGACCACCTCTCCAAGCACCAGAAGACCCACGCGGATTCTGCGATGCAGGGCAAAGCTGTAgcggtggagggagagacggatcCGCGGAGCGAGGAGACCACAGAGCTGAACGCCAACGCTGTGAGCACCAATCCTGTCGCTGACCAAATCACCAATGGAGATGATAAAACTGGCACGCCTAATGGAGTGGAGAACAGCAGTGGACTGTTGGAGATCTGA
- the sp7 gene encoding transcription factor Sp7 isoform X2, translated as MAASILEEDARYGSSPLAMLTATCNKFGSTSPHRDSATPGKIGSAIPVKKPYNMTSDLQTAKNGRTADGNGLADSYTGSFTTAGGGGGGGGGGGGGLLTPTGSPPPSAGGYTTEYNPFSHSFQTSMSQDPSLLVSKAHATADCLTSVYTSLDMTHPYGSWYKAGIHPGITAAPANATSSWWDVHPNSNWLSSSQPQGDGGLQASLQPVSQQASLSPQLSSYGTDFTQLNPAPYPSVGLGSSSHLLQPSQHMLPQDMYKPKPVPSAGLIESPMGLKPARGSGGYSGGGAPTRSSCDCPNCQELERLGASAASLRKKPVHSCHIPGCGKVYGKASHLKAHLRWHTGERPFVCNWLFCGKRFTRSDELERHVRTHTREKKFTCLLCNKRFTRSDHLSKHQKTHADSAMQGKAVAVEGETDPRSEETTELNANAVSTNPVADQITNGDDKTGTPNGVENSSGLLEI; from the coding sequence GAAGACGCACGCTATGGTTCCAGTCCTCTGGCTATGTTAACTGCTACCTGCAACAAGTTTGGCAGCACGAGCCCCCACAGAGATTCGGCTACACCCGGTAAGATCGGCAGCGCTATTCCTGTAAAGAAGCCCTAcaacatgacctctgaccttcagacAGCCAAGAACGGACGCACCGCAGACGGCAATGGCCTGGCAGACTCCTACACTGGCTCCTTCaccacagctggaggaggaggaggaggaggtggtggtggaggtggcgggCTGCTCACCCCCACTGGAAGCCCCCCTCCTTCAGCCGGAGGCTACACTACAGAATATAACCCTTTCTCCCACTCCTTCCAAACGTCCATGTCCCAGGACCCATCTCTTTTAGTGTCCAAGGCCCACGCCACAGCTGACTGCCTCACCAGTGTCTACACCTCGCTCGATATGACACACCCCTATGGCTCCTGGTACAAAGCCGGCATCCACCCCGGCATTACAGCTGCTCCAGCTAATGCCACGTCCTCCTGGTGGGACGTGCATCCCAACTCCAACTGGCTGTCGTCCTCCCAGCCCCAGGGGGACGGAGGCCTCCAAGCCTCCCTGCAGCCCGTCTCTCAACAGGCCTCCCTCAGCCCGCAGTTGTCCAGCTACGGCACCGACTTCACACAGCTCAACCCGGCTCCTTACCCGTCTGTGGGGCTGGGCTCCTCCTCACACCTCCTCCAGCCCTCCCAGCACATGCTGCCCCAGGACATGTACAAGCCAAAGCCTGTGCCAAGTGCAGGGCTGATTGAGAGTCCCATGGGCTTGAAGCCTGCCCGGGGATCGGGGGGCTACAGCGGAGGGGGCGCGCCCACCAGGTCCTCATGTGACTGCCCCAACTgccaggagctggagaggctggGGGCGTCGGCCGCGTCCCTAAGGAAGAAGCCGGTCCACAGCTGCCACATCCCGGGCTGTGGGAAAGTCTACGGCAAGGCCTCCCACCTCAAAGCCCACCTGCGCTGGCACACCGGCGAGCGACCCTTTGTCTGCAACTGGCTGTTCTGCGGGAAACGCTTCACCCGCTCAGACGAACTGGAGAGGCACGTGCGCACCCACACGCGGGAGAAGAAGTTCACCTGCCTGCTGTGCAACAAGCGCTTCACGCGCAGCGACCACCTCTCCAAGCACCAGAAGACCCACGCGGATTCTGCGATGCAGGGCAAAGCTGTAgcggtggagggagagacggatcCGCGGAGCGAGGAGACCACAGAGCTGAACGCCAACGCTGTGAGCACCAATCCTGTCGCTGACCAAATCACCAATGGAGATGATAAAACTGGCACGCCTAATGGAGTGGAGAACAGCAGTGGACTGTTGGAGATCTGA
- the sp7 gene encoding transcription factor Sp7 isoform X1 produces MAASILEVGNAIEDARYGSSPLAMLTATCNKFGSTSPHRDSATPGKIGSAIPVKKPYNMTSDLQTAKNGRTADGNGLADSYTGSFTTAGGGGGGGGGGGGGLLTPTGSPPPSAGGYTTEYNPFSHSFQTSMSQDPSLLVSKAHATADCLTSVYTSLDMTHPYGSWYKAGIHPGITAAPANATSSWWDVHPNSNWLSSSQPQGDGGLQASLQPVSQQASLSPQLSSYGTDFTQLNPAPYPSVGLGSSSHLLQPSQHMLPQDMYKPKPVPSAGLIESPMGLKPARGSGGYSGGGAPTRSSCDCPNCQELERLGASAASLRKKPVHSCHIPGCGKVYGKASHLKAHLRWHTGERPFVCNWLFCGKRFTRSDELERHVRTHTREKKFTCLLCNKRFTRSDHLSKHQKTHADSAMQGKAVAVEGETDPRSEETTELNANAVSTNPVADQITNGDDKTGTPNGVENSSGLLEI; encoded by the coding sequence GAAGACGCACGCTATGGTTCCAGTCCTCTGGCTATGTTAACTGCTACCTGCAACAAGTTTGGCAGCACGAGCCCCCACAGAGATTCGGCTACACCCGGTAAGATCGGCAGCGCTATTCCTGTAAAGAAGCCCTAcaacatgacctctgaccttcagacAGCCAAGAACGGACGCACCGCAGACGGCAATGGCCTGGCAGACTCCTACACTGGCTCCTTCaccacagctggaggaggaggaggaggaggtggtggtggaggtggcgggCTGCTCACCCCCACTGGAAGCCCCCCTCCTTCAGCCGGAGGCTACACTACAGAATATAACCCTTTCTCCCACTCCTTCCAAACGTCCATGTCCCAGGACCCATCTCTTTTAGTGTCCAAGGCCCACGCCACAGCTGACTGCCTCACCAGTGTCTACACCTCGCTCGATATGACACACCCCTATGGCTCCTGGTACAAAGCCGGCATCCACCCCGGCATTACAGCTGCTCCAGCTAATGCCACGTCCTCCTGGTGGGACGTGCATCCCAACTCCAACTGGCTGTCGTCCTCCCAGCCCCAGGGGGACGGAGGCCTCCAAGCCTCCCTGCAGCCCGTCTCTCAACAGGCCTCCCTCAGCCCGCAGTTGTCCAGCTACGGCACCGACTTCACACAGCTCAACCCGGCTCCTTACCCGTCTGTGGGGCTGGGCTCCTCCTCACACCTCCTCCAGCCCTCCCAGCACATGCTGCCCCAGGACATGTACAAGCCAAAGCCTGTGCCAAGTGCAGGGCTGATTGAGAGTCCCATGGGCTTGAAGCCTGCCCGGGGATCGGGGGGCTACAGCGGAGGGGGCGCGCCCACCAGGTCCTCATGTGACTGCCCCAACTgccaggagctggagaggctggGGGCGTCGGCCGCGTCCCTAAGGAAGAAGCCGGTCCACAGCTGCCACATCCCGGGCTGTGGGAAAGTCTACGGCAAGGCCTCCCACCTCAAAGCCCACCTGCGCTGGCACACCGGCGAGCGACCCTTTGTCTGCAACTGGCTGTTCTGCGGGAAACGCTTCACCCGCTCAGACGAACTGGAGAGGCACGTGCGCACCCACACGCGGGAGAAGAAGTTCACCTGCCTGCTGTGCAACAAGCGCTTCACGCGCAGCGACCACCTCTCCAAGCACCAGAAGACCCACGCGGATTCTGCGATGCAGGGCAAAGCTGTAgcggtggagggagagacggatcCGCGGAGCGAGGAGACCACAGAGCTGAACGCCAACGCTGTGAGCACCAATCCTGTCGCTGACCAAATCACCAATGGAGATGATAAAACTGGCACGCCTAATGGAGTGGAGAACAGCAGTGGACTGTTGGAGATCTGA